The Virgibacillus sp. MSP4-1 genome has a segment encoding these proteins:
- a CDS encoding aminopeptidase, producing the protein MSDFQKNMEKYAELVLRKGVNLQENQALMVNAPTEAVEFVRIVAQKAYEIGAKDIHMNWTDETLTRLKFEHAPMETLETVPQWRVDMYDYYAEDGAAVLSIKPSNPDLLKGIDPSRIAAANKASGNALQNFRSYTMNDRITWCVAAVPGQAWAQKVFPGESPETAVEKLWEQIFKITRADQEDPIEAWNKHNQTLASVRDYLNEKQYEKLVYKAPGTDLEIALPEGHVWKGGASPTERGTIFNANIPSEEVFTMPHKYGVNGTVRNTKPLNYGGNVIDDFSITFKDGKAVDFTAEEGYETLKHLLDTDEGAKRLGEVALVPHESPISQSGLIFFNTLYDENASCHLAFGKAYPTNIKGGSSMDDEALDQNGVNNSLVHVDFMMGSDKLDVYGVTKDGEEEPILKQGSWAINL; encoded by the coding sequence ATGTCAGATTTTCAAAAAAATATGGAGAAATATGCAGAATTAGTGCTGCGCAAAGGGGTGAACCTGCAGGAAAATCAAGCCCTGATGGTCAATGCCCCAACAGAAGCGGTTGAATTTGTCCGTATCGTTGCGCAAAAAGCGTATGAAATCGGTGCAAAAGATATACATATGAACTGGACAGATGAAACGCTCACCCGTCTTAAATTTGAGCATGCACCAATGGAAACGCTTGAAACGGTTCCGCAATGGCGCGTGGATATGTACGACTACTATGCGGAGGATGGAGCCGCGGTTCTTTCCATTAAGCCATCTAATCCTGATTTACTGAAAGGAATTGACCCAAGCCGTATTGCAGCTGCCAATAAAGCATCCGGAAATGCCCTGCAAAACTTCCGCAGCTATACGATGAACGACCGCATCACCTGGTGTGTAGCAGCTGTTCCCGGCCAGGCATGGGCCCAGAAGGTCTTCCCTGGTGAATCCCCGGAAACCGCTGTTGAAAAACTGTGGGAGCAAATCTTTAAAATTACCCGTGCTGATCAGGAGGACCCAATCGAAGCCTGGAACAAGCATAACCAGACCCTGGCATCTGTCAGAGATTATTTAAATGAGAAACAATACGAAAAGTTAGTCTACAAAGCACCTGGTACCGATCTGGAAATTGCTTTACCTGAAGGCCATGTCTGGAAAGGCGGAGCATCACCGACTGAAAGAGGAACCATTTTCAACGCCAACATACCATCAGAAGAAGTCTTTACGATGCCGCATAAATACGGAGTAAATGGAACGGTGCGCAATACGAAGCCACTAAACTATGGAGGCAATGTGATTGACGACTTCTCCATCACATTTAAAGATGGAAAAGCCGTTGATTTTACGGCAGAAGAAGGCTATGAAACCCTGAAACATCTACTGGATACGGATGAAGGAGCAAAAAGACTCGGGGAGGTTGCGCTTGTTCCGCACGAATCACCGATTTCCCAGTCAGGGTTAATTTTCTTCAACACCCTTTATGACGAAAACGCATCCTGCCACCTCGCATTTGGTAAGGCCTATCCTACCAACATTAAAGGTGGATCAAGCATGGATGACGAAGCTCTCGATCAAAACGGCGTCAACAACAGTCTGGTTCACGTAGACTTTATGATGGGATCAGACAAGCTCGATGTTTACGGCGTGACTAAAGATGGCGAGGAGGAGCCCATTTTGAAACAGGGTTCATGGGCGATTAACCTGTGA
- a CDS encoding spore germination protein, whose protein sequence is MKLFGKKKSAQKKQSNTLLEPSNIIELIDICKTSNDFLHFKEPIKKQKIWISFYKSLIDTEILHRDILENIQEYKHYSLEEIKESIPVEKVLTTKDVKKMQTKLLRGYVLIRLDEYDQQGLLINAPLKKTRNVSVPEVEFSVIGPKEAFIESIDTNLNLVRHHLPIPELMIKELKVGRLTKSKVAVLYIDGIANEENVNTVMQRVEDLDMDHLIDSSYITQTIADNPKSPFPQLLDTERPDRAAAVLAEGKIVILAAGSPHALIAPANLTEFFISFEDYFLNPLIASAFRIIRFFSVIFSILVTPIYVAALTYHYELIPKDLMGTLITSREVVPLPPILEAIFLELTIELLREAGARLPTKVGQTIGIVGGIVIGTASVEAGLTSNVLLILIALAALASFTTPVYQMSNTIRLIRFPFLIFAYLFGMLGVVLGFCFLLTHLLRLSSLGRPFLEPIYPPRLKDMKDAIIRFPFSRNTKRPVQLQTQQTEKYSYKRATKKKDIDE, encoded by the coding sequence ATGAAACTATTCGGAAAAAAGAAATCAGCACAGAAAAAACAATCCAATACACTCCTGGAGCCTTCAAATATTATTGAACTCATAGATATCTGTAAAACATCAAATGATTTTTTGCACTTTAAGGAGCCGATAAAAAAACAAAAGATTTGGATTTCCTTTTATAAATCATTAATTGATACTGAAATTCTTCACAGAGACATTCTGGAAAATATACAGGAGTATAAGCATTACTCTCTGGAGGAGATTAAGGAATCGATTCCGGTTGAAAAGGTGCTGACAACTAAAGATGTAAAAAAAATGCAGACGAAACTGTTAAGAGGTTATGTTCTGATACGGCTGGATGAATATGATCAGCAGGGTCTGCTCATCAATGCCCCTTTAAAGAAAACGAGAAATGTATCCGTACCAGAAGTTGAATTTTCTGTTATTGGCCCAAAGGAAGCATTTATCGAATCGATCGACACGAATTTAAATCTGGTCCGCCATCATTTACCGATCCCGGAGTTAATGATCAAGGAATTAAAGGTTGGTAGATTGACTAAGTCAAAGGTGGCTGTACTTTATATTGATGGAATAGCCAATGAGGAAAACGTCAACACAGTTATGCAGCGTGTAGAGGACCTCGATATGGACCATCTTATTGACAGTTCCTACATTACACAAACGATTGCGGACAATCCAAAGTCCCCTTTTCCACAATTGCTCGATACGGAAAGACCTGATCGTGCTGCAGCTGTATTGGCTGAGGGGAAAATCGTTATCTTGGCTGCCGGTTCGCCCCATGCATTAATTGCACCAGCCAATCTTACTGAGTTCTTTATATCCTTTGAAGACTATTTTTTAAATCCATTGATTGCTTCTGCCTTTCGGATTATCCGTTTCTTTTCGGTAATCTTTTCCATTCTGGTAACACCGATTTATGTTGCTGCGCTGACTTATCATTATGAATTAATCCCGAAAGATTTAATGGGAACGTTAATTACCTCAAGAGAAGTAGTTCCGCTTCCACCTATACTAGAGGCGATCTTTTTGGAATTAACGATTGAATTGCTGCGTGAGGCTGGGGCTAGACTGCCTACGAAGGTCGGTCAGACCATTGGTATCGTGGGTGGTATTGTGATTGGAACCGCGTCCGTTGAGGCCGGATTAACCAGTAACGTTTTATTAATCCTTATTGCGCTTGCGGCCTTGGCTTCCTTTACAACGCCGGTCTATCAAATGAGCAATACGATTCGTCTGATACGGTTTCCTTTTCTAATCTTTGCTTATTTATTTGGCATGCTGGGGGTTGTTCTCGGCTTCTGTTTTTTACTCACGCACTTGCTGAGACTATCATCCTTAGGGAGACCTTTTTTAGAACCGATTTATCCTCCTCGTCTAAAAGATATGAAGGATGCGATTATCCGCTTTCCGTTTTCAAGAAATACGAAGCGGCCTGTACAGCTTCAGACACAGCAAACAGAGAAGTACAGCTATAAGAGAGCAACGAAAAAGAAGGATATTGATGAATAG
- the mntR gene encoding transcriptional regulator MntR yields the protein MGGTTPSMEDYMEQIYLLIHRKGYARVSEIAENLSVQPSSVTKMVQKLGDDGYLVYERYRGLNLTTKGEKFGHLLVYRHDLLEEFLEIIGVHKDKIYDDVEGIEHHLSWEAIDKIANLVQYFKDDLSRVQVLQEINHENDSID from the coding sequence ATGGGTGGAACGACTCCGAGTATGGAAGACTATATGGAACAGATTTATTTATTGATACATAGAAAAGGATATGCCAGAGTATCTGAAATCGCGGAGAATTTATCGGTTCAGCCGTCATCGGTTACGAAAATGGTACAGAAGCTTGGCGATGATGGCTATCTAGTTTATGAACGCTATCGAGGTCTGAATTTAACCACCAAAGGGGAAAAGTTTGGTCATCTTCTTGTCTATCGCCATGATTTGCTGGAAGAATTTTTGGAAATCATCGGAGTTCATAAGGATAAAATTTATGATGATGTAGAAGGGATTGAACATCATTTGAGCTGGGAAGCGATTGATAAGATCGCGAATCTGGTGCAGTACTTTAAAGATGACCTAAGCAGAGTACAGGTTTTGCAAGAAATTAATCATGAGAATGATTCGATTGATTAA
- the zupT gene encoding zinc transporter ZupT, whose protein sequence is MTENVLLALSLTLMAGLSTGIGSVLAFFTSDTNTKFLSFALGFSAGVMIYVSFVEIFVKAQEALIEAQGETLGNWITVGGFFGGILLIALIDKFIPKQGNPHEIRKVEDMKKEPKIINDQSSLLKMGSFTALAITIHNFPEGIATFTSALQDPGLGIAIAIAVAIHNIPEGIAVSVPVYFATGNKKKAFKLSFLSGLSEPLGAIAAYLILMPYLNDMMFGIIFAAVAGIMVFISLDELLPAAKKYDEAHLSIYGLIAGMAVMAVSLLLVL, encoded by the coding sequence ATGACAGAGAATGTCCTTCTGGCCCTCAGTTTGACATTGATGGCCGGACTGTCTACGGGGATCGGAAGTGTCTTAGCTTTTTTTACATCAGACACCAATACAAAATTTTTATCCTTTGCCCTTGGTTTCTCTGCAGGAGTGATGATATATGTTTCCTTTGTTGAAATTTTTGTCAAGGCACAGGAAGCATTGATTGAAGCCCAGGGGGAAACGTTAGGAAATTGGATAACGGTGGGAGGCTTTTTTGGAGGGATTCTCTTAATTGCTTTGATTGATAAATTTATTCCTAAGCAGGGAAATCCCCATGAAATAAGAAAAGTAGAAGATATGAAAAAAGAACCGAAAATCATAAATGACCAATCTTCTTTGCTCAAAATGGGATCTTTTACAGCCTTAGCCATTACAATTCACAACTTTCCTGAAGGGATCGCGACATTCACATCCGCCCTCCAGGACCCCGGCTTAGGCATTGCGATTGCGATTGCGGTTGCCATTCATAATATCCCGGAAGGCATTGCCGTTTCTGTTCCGGTCTATTTCGCAACCGGAAATAAGAAAAAGGCGTTTAAGCTATCCTTTCTGTCCGGTTTATCTGAACCCTTGGGAGCCATTGCTGCTTACCTCATTCTCATGCCTTATTTAAATGATATGATGTTCGGGATCATTTTTGCAGCGGTTGCCGGAATTATGGTTTTCATCTCTCTTGATGAACTCCTGCCTGCTGCCAAAAAGTATGATGAAGCCCACCTTTCCATATACGGATTAATTGCCGGAATGGCTGTTATGGCTGTCAGTCTGCTGTTAGTCTTATAG
- a CDS encoding DUF2269 family protein: MSFYMLLVTIHVFSAILGMGPGFVMIRVVSGAKNMTELRQAYAIRNRLHIFVMVGGTFLLITGLAMGFMNTSLFEEAWYWLSLILFLIALAFGPLLLSPRSKPIKQWLAEYDGEEIPSDYDRMEKELFRYERLENFIFLIVIALMILKPF, encoded by the coding sequence ATGTCATTCTATATGCTATTGGTGACCATTCACGTATTTTCAGCAATACTTGGTATGGGACCGGGATTTGTTATGATTCGTGTCGTGTCCGGTGCAAAAAATATGACCGAATTAAGACAGGCTTATGCTATACGGAATCGATTACATATTTTTGTGATGGTTGGCGGTACATTCCTTTTAATTACAGGGCTTGCCATGGGCTTTATGAATACGTCCTTGTTTGAAGAAGCCTGGTACTGGCTCAGCCTCATCCTTTTCTTGATTGCCCTGGCGTTTGGTCCGCTATTGCTGTCACCGAGATCCAAGCCAATAAAACAGTGGCTGGCTGAATATGATGGGGAAGAGATTCCAAGTGATTATGATCGGATGGAAAAAGAGTTGTTTCGATATGAGCGATTGGAAAATTTTATCTTTTTAATCGTCATTGCACTGATGATTTTAAAGCCTTTTTAA
- a CDS encoding Ger(x)C family spore germination protein — MRAVALGIVFSTVVLLTAGCGIERQIVDDISLVTAVGYDPAKGNKIQGTIAVPNFQAEGTVMTEIFSDTAMLMRENSAKLNTEANRPLAIGKLEVILFNQELAKDGIQKLKDVFVRDPSIGSRARLAITESSTKEILTRQYWDNDAGMYLSDMLEQNIDRGTIPQTNLHLFVYALYSKGADPFLPYLSVEDMVSIDGIALMDHDRYVGKIPYEQTYTFNSLVGDFQNATFPIHRGDKKSATISNISSERTIHFKGEGKDMELVIEVEQKGILREYRGGKITKNVLKNVEEKMEKQMEKQAKDILKKLKELNIDPLALGNEYHSEHRNFSWKEWEQMYPELKFTPKIDVKIMEYGIRR; from the coding sequence ATGAGAGCAGTGGCTTTGGGAATCGTCTTTTCTACGGTTGTATTGCTTACAGCAGGATGTGGGATTGAACGGCAAATTGTTGATGATATTTCTCTTGTCACCGCTGTGGGTTATGATCCGGCAAAAGGAAATAAAATTCAGGGGACCATAGCGGTTCCGAATTTTCAGGCTGAAGGAACGGTGATGACAGAGATTTTCAGTGATACAGCCATGCTGATGCGTGAAAATTCGGCTAAATTAAATACGGAAGCCAACCGTCCACTGGCTATAGGGAAGCTCGAGGTGATTTTATTTAATCAGGAGTTGGCGAAGGACGGAATTCAAAAGCTGAAGGATGTGTTTGTCCGTGATCCGAGCATCGGTTCCAGAGCCAGATTGGCCATTACAGAAAGCTCTACTAAGGAAATCTTAACTCGTCAATACTGGGATAACGATGCGGGGATGTACCTGTCTGATATGCTGGAGCAGAATATTGACAGAGGAACGATTCCGCAAACGAATCTGCATCTATTTGTGTATGCTCTGTATTCAAAGGGAGCTGATCCATTTCTGCCGTATTTGTCTGTGGAGGATATGGTCAGTATTGATGGCATTGCTTTAATGGACCATGACCGTTATGTAGGAAAAATCCCCTATGAGCAAACCTATACCTTCAATTCTCTGGTTGGGGATTTTCAAAATGCTACCTTTCCCATCCATCGCGGGGATAAAAAAAGTGCAACGATTAGTAATATAAGCTCGGAAAGAACGATTCATTTTAAAGGTGAGGGGAAGGATATGGAATTAGTTATTGAAGTGGAACAAAAGGGCATTCTCAGAGAATATCGGGGAGGCAAGATTACGAAAAATGTACTGAAAAATGTAGAGGAGAAAATGGAAAAACAGATGGAAAAACAGGCGAAGGATATTCTGAAGAAACTGAAGGAACTGAATATAGATCCGCTCGCTCTGGGGAATGAATACCATAGTGAACATAGGAACTTCAGCTGGAAGGAATGGGAGCAGATGTATCCGGAATTAAAATTTACGCCAAAGATTGATGTGAAAATTATGGAGTATGGGATTCGGAGGTAA
- a CDS encoding RimK family alpha-L-glutamate ligase, with protein MSKVYVIHENEEWTEHLFKRLEELEIPYEDWLLEQGAIDLTEEPPEGIFYNRMSASSHTRGNRYSPELASAVIGWLEAHGRTVINGSRALQLEVSKVLQYLELEKYGVRTPKTIAAVGKEELIRKAEAFEGQKFITKHNRAGKGLGVQLFQSVDALKEYVKGEDFEEPVDGITLIQEYIESPESFITRCEFVGGRFLYAVRVDTSDGFELCPADACTIDDLFCPAGDESASPTKFQIQKGFDHPVLQQYEQVLSANNIQIAGIEFIKDKNGTLYTYDINTNTNYNSDAEAVAEQYGMLEVAKYLGKKLNQARQKAYA; from the coding sequence ATGAGTAAGGTATATGTCATCCACGAAAACGAAGAATGGACGGAGCATTTATTTAAGAGATTGGAAGAGTTGGAGATTCCTTATGAAGACTGGCTGCTTGAGCAGGGAGCCATTGATTTAACAGAGGAACCCCCTGAGGGCATCTTCTATAACCGGATGAGTGCTTCCTCACATACGAGAGGAAATCGCTATTCACCTGAACTGGCCAGCGCGGTTATTGGATGGCTTGAAGCCCACGGACGCACGGTCATAAATGGGAGTCGTGCCTTACAATTAGAGGTGAGCAAGGTGCTTCAGTATTTGGAGCTTGAAAAATACGGGGTCCGGACACCCAAAACCATCGCAGCTGTTGGAAAAGAAGAGTTAATCAGGAAAGCGGAGGCATTTGAAGGACAGAAATTCATTACGAAGCATAATCGGGCCGGAAAGGGTCTTGGCGTCCAGCTTTTTCAATCTGTGGATGCACTGAAAGAATATGTGAAAGGTGAGGATTTTGAGGAGCCTGTGGACGGTATTACACTGATTCAGGAATATATTGAATCTCCGGAATCCTTTATTACCCGTTGTGAATTTGTCGGTGGCCGGTTTTTATATGCGGTACGTGTTGATACTTCAGACGGTTTTGAGCTTTGTCCGGCCGATGCCTGCACAATTGATGATTTATTCTGTCCGGCAGGGGATGAATCGGCATCCCCGACGAAATTCCAAATTCAAAAAGGCTTTGATCACCCTGTTTTGCAGCAATATGAGCAGGTGCTTTCAGCCAATAATATCCAGATAGCAGGGATTGAGTTTATTAAAGATAAGAACGGAACCCTGTATACCTATGATATCAATACCAATACCAATTACAACAGTGATGCCGAGGCCGTTGCAGAGCAATATGGAATGCTGGAAGTCGCCAAATATCTGGGTAAAAAACTGAATCAGGCCAGGCAAAAAGCTTATGCTTAA
- a CDS encoding acryloyl-CoA reductase: protein MTITFQSLVADKQGDEFSLTVKNQAIEDLPEGEVLIRVHYSGVNYKDSLAGIPNGNIIRNYPMVPGIDMAGVVESSTDSRFQKGDEVIATSYEIGVSHAGGYSEYARVPADWIVPLPQGLSLKEAMILGTAGFTAGLSVQRLLENEVTPEKGKVLVTGATGGVGSFAISILQSLGFEVEASTGKDSEHVYLKEIGANRVISRTDVFDGKIKALGKQTWQAAVDPVGGEPLASVLSQIQYGGSVAVSGLTAGTKVPTAVFPFILRGVNLLGIDSVYCPMETRQKIWEHLASDFKPDSFEPFVQQEVTLEELPAVLPDLLEGKARGRTLVKVI, encoded by the coding sequence ATGACCATTACGTTTCAATCATTAGTTGCTGATAAGCAGGGGGATGAATTTTCTTTAACCGTTAAAAATCAGGCAATCGAGGATCTGCCTGAGGGAGAAGTGCTGATCCGTGTGCATTATTCGGGAGTGAATTACAAGGATAGCCTGGCAGGTATACCTAATGGCAACATCATTCGAAACTATCCTATGGTGCCGGGGATTGATATGGCTGGTGTGGTTGAATCGTCCACGGACTCCCGCTTTCAGAAAGGGGATGAAGTCATTGCCACCAGCTATGAAATTGGGGTCTCACATGCCGGAGGGTACAGTGAGTATGCGCGGGTACCCGCTGACTGGATTGTGCCCCTGCCTCAAGGACTTTCCCTAAAAGAAGCAATGATTTTAGGAACAGCAGGGTTTACGGCAGGTCTGTCTGTTCAGCGTCTTTTGGAGAACGAGGTAACCCCTGAAAAAGGAAAGGTACTGGTAACAGGAGCTACAGGGGGCGTAGGGAGCTTTGCCATTTCCATTTTACAATCCCTCGGCTTTGAAGTAGAAGCAAGTACAGGCAAGGATTCTGAGCATGTGTATTTAAAGGAGATTGGAGCCAATCGCGTGATTTCCCGCACCGATGTGTTTGACGGGAAAATAAAGGCATTAGGCAAACAGACATGGCAGGCGGCTGTTGATCCTGTGGGCGGCGAACCGCTGGCATCCGTGTTAAGTCAGATTCAGTATGGTGGTTCGGTTGCTGTCAGTGGATTAACGGCAGGGACAAAAGTACCAACAGCTGTCTTTCCCTTCATTCTCAGAGGGGTGAATCTGCTGGGGATTGATTCGGTTTACTGTCCTATGGAAACGAGGCAAAAGATATGGGAGCATTTGGCTTCAGACTTTAAACCAGATTCTTTTGAGCCGTTTGTGCAGCAGGAGGTTACACTAGAAGAGCTGCCGGCTGTTCTGCCTGATTTGCTGGAAGGAAAGGCCAGAGGAAGGACCCTTGTGAAAGTAATCTAG
- a CDS encoding LLM class flavin-dependent oxidoreductase translates to MKYGFWLPIFGGWLRNVKDEQMPPTYDYAKDVIQSAEKWGYDTTLIAELYLNDIKGIEHDSLEAWTTAAALAAVTEKIEIMTAVRPGFHHPAVTAKQAANIDHISKGRFTLNIVSGWWEGESRQYGGSFTRHDERYDRTTEFLDILKGMWSEESFSYDGNFYQVEDAKLAPKPVQKPNPVLYAGGESEKGKQVISSACDAYVMHGGTVDEVAGKIQDMKNRRTAAGKEPMESFGMAAYVICRDTEEEALEELERITTVEDMSGYAGFEDFTSKSELEQKIQLQDYSVSNRGLRPNLVGTPEQIAERILEYENAGVDLLLLQCSPQLEELKRFSDQVMPLVEKLRAKVQN, encoded by the coding sequence ATGAAATATGGATTCTGGTTACCGATTTTTGGCGGCTGGCTTCGAAATGTAAAGGATGAACAGATGCCGCCTACCTATGATTATGCTAAAGACGTGATTCAGTCAGCGGAGAAGTGGGGATATGATACAACCTTAATCGCTGAGTTATATTTGAATGATATTAAAGGAATTGAGCACGATTCACTGGAAGCCTGGACGACGGCTGCGGCCTTGGCTGCTGTGACGGAAAAAATCGAAATTATGACGGCTGTCCGGCCAGGGTTTCATCATCCGGCAGTGACCGCAAAACAGGCGGCTAATATTGATCACATCAGCAAGGGGCGTTTTACGTTAAATATCGTGTCCGGCTGGTGGGAAGGGGAGTCCAGGCAATATGGCGGGTCCTTCACGAGACATGATGAACGCTATGACCGGACCACTGAATTTCTCGATATTCTTAAAGGAATGTGGTCAGAGGAGTCATTCTCTTATGATGGGAACTTCTATCAGGTAGAAGATGCAAAATTGGCCCCTAAGCCTGTGCAAAAGCCGAATCCTGTCCTTTATGCAGGGGGAGAGAGTGAAAAAGGCAAGCAGGTGATTTCCTCAGCCTGCGATGCGTATGTCATGCATGGAGGAACGGTAGATGAGGTCGCCGGTAAAATCCAGGATATGAAAAATCGCCGAACAGCCGCAGGGAAGGAGCCCATGGAATCATTCGGTATGGCGGCATATGTCATTTGCCGGGATACCGAAGAAGAGGCACTGGAGGAACTGGAACGGATTACGACTGTTGAGGATATGAGCGGATATGCCGGCTTTGAAGATTTCACTTCCAAATCTGAGCTTGAGCAAAAAATTCAATTGCAGGATTATTCAGTTTCCAATCGTGGATTAAGGCCGAATCTTGTAGGAACTCCTGAACAGATTGCCGAGAGAATTTTAGAATACGAGAATGCCGGAGTAGATTTACTGTTATTACAGTGTTCGCCGCAATTAGAGGAACTGAAACGATTTTCCGACCAGGTTATGCCACTGGTAGAAAAATTACGGGCAAAGGTTCAAAATTAA
- a CDS encoding GerAB/ArcD/ProY family transporter, with amino-acid sequence MGKPVSDTLKVSSFLVFFLVHSVQVGIGILSFESAVIDYASYDAWISVILAGIAVHVIVWMCFKMLKQDEDIFDIHKKLFGKYAGGMLGFLISIYFLILSAITLRLYIEIVQVWMFPHISVLYLGIVFIILFYYVINGGFRVVAGICFLGTVIPLYLLLTLLFPLEFARFHNLMPVMNHSVKDLLLSAKEMTLSFLGFSTLLIYYPFIKHPEKAHKWAHFGVMFTIFIFTALTIVAFVFYDDEQLKTVIWPTLGIWKIIEMPFVERFEYIGISSWALVILPNMTLTLWAATRGMKRIFHVNQRKTVLVFLMIVLIANTLISGHERIMKLSEYVSRMGFYTVFVYIPFLFIAYTIYQKVRKSK; translated from the coding sequence TTGGGTAAACCCGTTTCAGATACCCTGAAAGTATCGTCTTTCTTGGTCTTCTTTTTAGTTCACTCGGTTCAGGTAGGGATCGGAATTTTAAGCTTTGAAAGTGCCGTCATTGATTATGCCAGTTATGATGCATGGATTTCCGTAATCCTCGCTGGAATTGCGGTCCATGTCATTGTCTGGATGTGCTTTAAAATGCTGAAGCAGGATGAGGACATTTTTGATATTCATAAGAAATTATTTGGAAAATATGCTGGCGGGATGCTTGGCTTTCTCATCTCGATCTATTTTCTGATTTTATCGGCCATTACACTTCGGCTTTATATTGAAATTGTTCAGGTCTGGATGTTTCCCCATATAAGTGTACTCTATCTTGGGATTGTATTTATCATTCTTTTTTATTATGTGATTAACGGAGGATTCCGGGTTGTGGCGGGGATATGCTTCCTGGGAACGGTGATCCCTCTTTATCTTCTGCTTACGCTGCTGTTCCCTCTGGAATTTGCCCGTTTTCATAATTTAATGCCTGTCATGAATCATTCCGTTAAAGACTTACTACTGTCAGCGAAAGAAATGACGTTAAGTTTTTTAGGATTTTCTACGTTGCTCATCTATTATCCTTTTATTAAACATCCAGAGAAGGCTCATAAATGGGCGCACTTTGGGGTGATGTTTACGATTTTTATCTTTACAGCGTTAACCATTGTGGCCTTCGTTTTTTATGATGATGAACAGCTTAAGACAGTAATCTGGCCCACGCTTGGGATTTGGAAAATTATTGAGATGCCCTTTGTGGAACGTTTTGAATATATCGGAATCAGCTCATGGGCGCTGGTCATTCTCCCCAATATGACTCTGACACTATGGGCAGCCACCCGGGGAATGAAACGTATTTTTCATGTGAATCAAAGAAAAACCGTCCTTGTTTTCCTTATGATCGTACTTATTGCCAATACTTTGATTAGCGGACATGAACGTATCATGAAATTAAGTGAGTATGTATCGCGAATGGGTTTTTATACGGTTTTTGTCTATATTCCATTTCTATTTATTGCTTACACTATTTATCAAAAAGTGAGGAAATCCAAATGA
- a CDS encoding histidine phosphatase family protein produces the protein MTTIGLIRHGLTDWNVERKAQGQTDVPLNEVGQRQAEVLATRFQKGEWDLIVTSPLSRAADTANAVARHTGLSVIKDVRLQERGFGEIEGTTELERVKKYGENWRKLDLGREGTDAVTRRSVECVEEFCKTHEGKRILFVSHGATLNMLIKGLLDNSHFDERFENTAFSIFERTEGEWECQLLNCTKHLDHQKELEAK, from the coding sequence ATGACAACGATTGGACTAATACGGCATGGATTGACCGATTGGAATGTGGAGCGGAAAGCGCAGGGGCAAACCGATGTGCCATTAAATGAAGTGGGTCAGAGACAGGCTGAGGTACTGGCCACCCGTTTTCAAAAAGGGGAGTGGGACCTTATTGTGACAAGTCCGCTGTCCCGGGCCGCTGATACAGCAAATGCTGTGGCTCGCCATACAGGGCTTTCCGTCATAAAAGATGTTCGACTTCAGGAACGAGGTTTTGGAGAAATCGAAGGCACAACGGAATTGGAAAGAGTGAAAAAGTACGGGGAAAATTGGCGGAAACTGGACCTCGGACGTGAAGGAACAGATGCGGTCACCCGGAGAAGTGTTGAATGCGTAGAGGAGTTTTGTAAGACCCATGAGGGAAAACGGATCCTGTTTGTCAGTCATGGTGCAACGTTAAATATGCTTATTAAAGGTTTACTGGATAATTCCCATTTTGATGAACGCTTCGAAAATACAGCCTTCTCTATTTTTGAGCGAACGGAAGGCGAGTGGGAGTGTCAGCTGTTAAACTGCACGAAACATCTGGATCATCAGAAGGAACTGGAGGCAAAGTAA